The Gordonia iterans DNA window GGGGATCGGGTGCGTATCGGATCGACGACCTGCTGCTGGAGTTTCAGGTGACTCGCCCCAGTCCGGCCCGGGATCGACTGGCCGAGCGCGTGGTTCCGCTGTTCGAGTCCGAGCACCTGCTCGACGCGCTCCACGCGCATCTGCAGCACGGCCCGGATCGCAAGGCCGCCGCGGCGCAGGTGCACGTCCATCCGAACACGTACACCTACCGCCTCCGCCGGATCGGCGAGTTGACCGGGCTGAATCCCACGGTTCCGCGCGAGTCGCGCATGCTCGCCGCCGCGTTGATGGTGGCGGGCCGCTGGGAAGGTCCGATGGCCTGATCGTCGCTCTTGTCGTGTGGGCAGCGACATGCGGGTGGGCCGTCGCGCCGACGATCACGAGGGATCACCGGGGATCAGTTCGGCCGTATGCCCGCCGGCGGGGCTGATCCGTGCGGGGCACCGTGTCGGTGACGTGATTCTCCTGTTCGGAGGGTCTGACCGGCCGGTAGACTCGACGCCATGAGTGCCCCGCGCGTCTCCGTGACCACCGCCGATCTGCGGCAGTGGACGCAGGAAGCGCGGCTCCCGGGCGATCCGCCGGAGCTGTCCGACGACGCCGCGCTCCTCATTGCCGCCGGGCACCTGACACCCACCGGGCGGGCGCTCCTGGTCCGCCGGATGTCGCTGGGCAGGCCGTTGCCGCGGTTGGCGACGAGCTACGCGGACCTGCGGCGACTTCAGCACTCGATCGTGCACATCGAGCACCAACTCGCGATGGGTGCGATGCCGAACATGGTGGCGACCGTCTTGCGGACCCGGCTGTCGGGGATGCTGCGCCGGCGCGAGGACGCCCGCCGCGTGGTCGTGGTGGGCAAGGGCGTGTTCGCCACCAGCAGCCGCGCGATCCGCCGGGAGCGCCGGGAGAACCTCTACCTGGAGATCGACGAGCGGGAACGGCTCTTCGGCGGTCTGCTGGCCACCCCGGTCGCCAATCTTCCCACCGGGGGCGCCGCCCGCCGGGCCGGAAGCGCAGCCGTCGACCGCATCGCGGGCTTCGTCGGCACCCTCGCCGGCCGGGGCGCCGCACAGAACGTCGAAGACTGGATCAACGAGGCGCTCGGCTCTGGGAAAGATCCGGTCGCCGCGGGATCGTCTGGGCGCGGGTCGTCGTTCAGCGACGGCTACGAGGCTCTGCAGTTCGTCGCCGGGCACTTCTACGACCGGATCCACCGCAGTCCGGCCTGGAGTTCGGACTTCTTCGAGATGCAGCGCACCGCGGTCAACCTGCACGCGGAGTTGGCTGAGATCGCGGCCGACGTGGTGGCGCTCCGCTCACTGCGGGTCGATCTCGATCGCGCCCGGGCCCGAGCCGGTGACGATCCGGGCTTCGTGCAGCACATCGATCAGCGGGAAGCCGCGCTGCGGCCGGTGTGGACCGAGTTGCTCGGCCGCGTCCAGGCGCTCGTCGAGATCGCCCAGACCGTCGAGTCCGCGTCCGAAGAGCTGCGGATCCTCGACGAGTACGACCGGGCCACCACTCTCGACGCGCGCATCGACCACTTGGTCGCCCGCTCCGGCGACCGGGAGCTCTCCGCCGATCACTCCCGCCTGCTCTCCGAACAGGTGAAGGCCGGCGAGGAGCAACTGCGCATCTACCGAGACGTGTTGCAGGGCAACATCGCCCGTATCTCTCCGCACGAGGCGATGCAGGAGCTCCCGGAGAAGTACGAGCCGTAGCCGCCGACGGTCAGTCGCCGGAGCGGCCCCAACTGCGCAGGTAACCCTTCTCTGTGTCGGTGAGGCGGCGCAGCGTGTGTGCCTCGACGTCGACGACGGCCATCTGGGTGCTCGCGACGCACGCCGGGCGCGAGTCCGGCGCCGCGTGGGCGCCGCGGATCTCGTAGCCGATGGTGAAGTCGACCATGCGGTGGCCCTTGATCCACATCGCGATCGACAACGGACTGTCGTCGTGCCGGAGCTGCGCCTGGTAGCGGATCTCGACGTGCACGATCATCGCGCTCTTGATCAGCGGCGCATACTCTTCGCCCGCGGACAGCAGCCACTGGATGCGCGCCTCCTCCATCAGGGTGACCATGCGCGCGTGATTGATGTGGCCGAAGGCGTCCATGTCCGACCAGCGGACCGGAACGTGAGCGACGAACGCGTACGAGTCTTGCGCATCGGGCATTCTGGCAGTGTATCGCCAGGTCGTCACACGTTCCTCATGCGTCTCTCAGGTCTGCTTTACCGTCCTGCAACATCGTGCCGGTACTTTACCTTCATGACCCTGCGCCGCTTCATGTCGATCCTGGCTGCCTCCACCGTCCTCGCTCTCGGGGCGACCTCGTTTCTTCCGGCCGCTGTCGAGGCGGCTCCCGGCGGCGCCAAGGTGACCAAGAAGGTGCAGCGGGGACTGCATCGCACCGATCTGCACGTCAAGAGCGAGGCGATGGAGGCAACCGTTCCGGTCACCGTGCTCTCGCCGTCCGGCGTCGCACCGCGCGGCACCCTCTATCTGCTCGACGGCGCCGACGGCGGCGACCAGGTCAGTGACTGGATCACCAAGGGCGGGGCGGCGAAGTTCTTCGCCGGCCGCAACGTCAACGTGGTGATGCCCGCCGGAGGCGCGGGTTCGTTCTACACCAACTGGATTCGCAAGGATCCCAAGCTCGGCAAGCCGCAGTGGGAGACCTTCCTGACAGAAGAACTGCCCGCGGTGATCGCCGTGCAGTTCGGTTCCAACGGCCGCAACGCGGTGATGGGGCTGTCGATGGGGGGTCAGTCGGCCTTCACCCTGGCAAGTCGGAACCCGCAGCTCTACCGCGGCGTCGGCTCGCTCAGCGGGTGCCCGCCAGCTTCCGGCCCGGCCGGTGAAGCCTACATCCGGACCACCGTCGCCAAGGGCGGCGCCGACGCCAACAACATGTGGGGCGCGCCCGGCAGCAAGCGCTGGAAGGCGCACGATCCGGCCCTCCGCCTCGATGCGCTGCGCGGCAAGGCGATCTTCCTGAGCTCGGGGTCCGGGGCGATCGGCCCGCTCGACCTGACCATCAAGCGCGACCCCAAGGACGGGCCGGAGGATGCGCAGATCGCGGCGGGCTCGGCGCTCGAGGCCGCGTCGTACCGCTGCTCACTGGAGTTCGCGACGCAACTCACCGCCAAGGGGATCGACTTCACCCCGGCGTTCCGCCTGATCGGCACTCACAACTGGGTCTACTGGGAGCGCGACCTGCAGGCGGCGTGGAATGCGCTCGCCCCGTCGATCGTCTGAGCTGTATTGACGCGGTGACCCGGCCGATCACTCGATCGAATCGGGTCGGGTGATCACTCCTGGTCGGCGGTGCCGTCCTCGGGAACCGAGTAAGCCAGCGCGACGTGTTCGAACAGGATCCGTCTGCGCTCGAGCACCTTCGAGTCGTCGGGGTTCAGCAGCGCCTGCGGGGCGGTGCCGTCGAACACGGCGATGAGCGCCTTGCTGAACGACTCCGGATCCGGAATGCGCCGTCCGGTCCGGGCCAGCAGTTCGACGGCGAGGGGGATCAGCGTCTCGCTGACGCGCTCCTCGCGCCGCGCGACCACTTCGCGCAGCCCGGGGGTGCGGAGCGCGTGGGCGGTCACCTCGGCGGTGACGCCCCACCACTTCTCGTCCAACGGGAGCGCATCGGAGATGCCTCGGATCACCTCACTGAGATCGCGGACGTCGTCGGCGATCAGCCGGTCGAGCGCGGCACGGATCTCAGCGATGATCGTCGCCGACCGCTCGGCCCACATCTCCAGGAACAATTCTTCGAGCGAGTCGAAGTTCGAGTAGAACGCCCCGCGGGTGAAGCCGGCCTGATCGACCACCTTCTCCACCGTCGTGTGGCCGAAGCCGTTCACGGCGTACGCCTCGTAGGCGGCGTCGAGCAGGCGTCGCCGGGTGTTGCCGCGCTTGCGCTTGGTGGTCGGGTCCGGTGCGTTCATCGGGTCCTCCACTTCCGGGCGAACGCCAGGAAGACGTTGTTCTCTTCTCGGTGGGTCACGGTCACTCGCACGCCGTCGCCGGCGAACGGGCGCAGGATCACTCCTGCCTCGGCCGCCGCAGCGGCGAACGGCACGGCGTCGTCGCCGAGCATCAGCCAGACGAAGTTCGCCTGCGAGTCGGCTACCGCGTATCCCAGGGTACGGAGTTCGGACGTCACGCGATCACGTTCGGCGACAACAGCATCCGTGCGGGCGAGCAACTGGTTCTGGGCGCCGAGAGCCGCTACCGCAGCGGCCTGCGCCACGCTGTTGACCGAGAACGGGAGGTGCGCCTTGCCCAGGGCGACGATCACCTCGGAATGGGCGACAGCGTAGCCGACGCGCAGTCCGGCGAGCCCGTACGCCTTGGAGAAGGTGCGCAGGACGACGAGGTTGGGGAACTCGCGGCGCAGCTCGAGCGCGTCGTAGGCATGTCCTGGACTCAGCCGCATGTACTCGTAGTAGGCCTCGTCGAGGACGACGAGGAGGTCGTCCGGCACGCGCTCCAAGAACCGGCGCAGCGTCTGCGCCGACACGACGGTGCCGGTCGGGTTGTTCGGGTTGCACACGAAGATCAGGCGAGTGCGCTCGGTGATCGCGTCTGCCATCGCGTCGAGGTCGTAGACGGCGTCGCCGGTCAGTGGGACCTGTACGGGAGTGGCGCCGGCGATCCGGGTCGCCAGCGGGTAGGTCTCGAACGAGCGCCAGCCGAACAGCACCTCGTCACCCGGCCCGCTGGTCACGGTGATGAGATTCTGGCAGAGCGTCACCGAGCCGCAGCCGACCTGGACCTCGGCGGGGGTCACGCCCAGGGTCTTCGCGAGTTCCTCGGTCAGAGCGACGGCGGCGTTGTCCGGATACCTGTTGACGCCGGCCGCGGCCTGGGCGATCGCCTCGGCCACCGCGGGCAGCGGACCGTGGGTCACCTCGTTGCTCGCGAGCTTCAGCGCACCGGGGAACGTCTTGCCCGGAACGTACACCGGAAGCGAGTCGAGATCGGATCGGATGCGAAACGTCACAACGTCCAATGTAGGCGTTTGCGCGCCGCAGTTCCCGGGCAGGCGGCGGGATTTGCCACCCGCGCTCGGGTCTGTGTAATCTTTCACCTCGGCGAGCCCGCAAGGGCGAGACCAGGAGACGTGCCAGAGCGGCCGAATGGGACTCACTGCTAATGAGTTGTCTCTTGAAAAAGGGACCGGAGGTTCAAATCCTCTCGTCTCCGCTGACCGGGTTCGCCCGGACAACCGAATAGCGCTCGATCACGTACGCCTAGTACACTCGGTCGAGTACCAGCGCCCGTAGCTCAACGGATAGAGCATCTGACTACGGATCAGAAGGTTTGGGGTTCGAATCCCTACGGGCGCACCACAGGAGGTCCCCTCACCAGCACGAACGGTGAGGGGACCTCCTACTGCATCCGACCCCGCATCGACCGACACTCGGTCTACTCTCGGCTAATGCACACGCTGATGTGGACCCGGTAGACGGCGGGCTGTGCGGCGCGCCAACCGGTCAAGTGTTGCTGACTGATCCGCAGCCTCCGCCGAACTCTCGATGTACTGCGCAGGCGTCACCTCCGATGGATGCCCCACTTGTTCAGCGTCATGGTGTGGTGGTGCCGAATGCCTCGCGCACCGAGATCCGGTGCAGCGACTTGAGTTGGGCGGCCTGCCGGTCTGCCTGTTCGTCGAAGCGCGCGATCTGCCGGTGGATGTGGCCGTCGTCGGTGTGGAGAGCGAGGCCGAGCTCCCACATCGCCGTCTTCGCGAGCACGAGAGAGCGCATTGCTTCCAGCGCGATCGCTCGGCGCACCGCTCCGCGCAGGGGGGCGGACAAGGCCGAGTGCGCGGCCGCCGAGCGCGGTAGCGCCGAACAACGGATAAGTCCAGAGCTCGCTGAGCCGGCTGTTGGATCCGGCCCACCGCTTGGCGAAGTCGACCTCTTCGGCGAGCTCGCCGGGGAGGTCGTCGATCGCCCCATCTGTCCATGGGTCGTCGGCGAGGAGTTGAGCGAGGCGGATTCCGCCGCTTGCTCCGACCAAGTGTGCGCGCACGTACATCGCGAGAGACTCATTGCGTGATTCCTCATGGGACATGCCACGAGACTATTGACCGGCGTCTTAACCTGTCGACGCCGCAGCGATTCGGCCCCGGACGCCGTGCTCCACGACCGGTCATCAACTGGCCCTCACCCAGCACGGTCTGTGTGGAGCCGATCTTCTTGAGCGAGTCCGTGAGCGGCGGAAGCTGTCACGGACGCGAGGGGAATGCCCACCGGATGTGACCGAGTCGGCACAATGGACCCATGACCCGGCCACCGCACGCTCCGCGATCCGCGCCGCCGTATCGGCAGCCCGTCGCGCGCGGCCAGACCTACCCGCCGCTGGGCTTCGCTCCCGACGGGACACCGCGGTACCGGTACGACGCACCGACACCGGCGGCCGCGCCGCCCGCCGATCCGCCGCCTCCGCCCGCGCCGCCGGACCCGGAACCGCCTCGGCGCGATCCGGTGGCGCGCACCATGCTGGGCATCGCCAGTGTGGTGGTGCTGGTGCTCGCCGTCGCCGGCGTGCTGATGGTGTTCTCGTCCGGTGGCGACGAGGAGAACCCGCTCTCGCAGCGCTCGGACCCGCCGCTCTCGCAGTCGACCGACGATCCCTACCTGGAAGACCTCGAGGAGAACACCCCGGAGACGATCGATCCGCGGCGCCCGTCGATTCCGCGCGTCCCGGGATCCTCGCGACCGGCGGGGCCGCCGCGCCCGACCGTCTATGAGGTGGTCACCGAGGGGCGAGCGACGGTGCTCTACCGCGACGGCACCCAGACCAAGGTCGAGTCGATCCAAGGCGGTCGGTGGACCGAAGAGGCGCAGACCACGGGTGTCGCCCGGGTGAGCGTGCTGGTGGCCGAGGGGACCACGGCGTCGTGCAAGATCACCGTCGACGGCCAGGTGGTGTCCGAGCGTGAACTGGAGCCCGGCGACGACAATCTGCGGCTCCTGGTCTGTCAGGGCTGAGCCGCCCTCACGCCCGTCCCCGCGCCGGGTTAGGACGTGCCCCGCGGTGTCAGGCGCTACCGTAGGAGGCGTGACTTCCCGGGAATCGTCGAACGATGTCAAGACCATGCTCACCTGGCGCGGCGCGGACGCCGATCGTCTCGAGCAAGTCCGTCTGAACATCAACGGCTCGCGGATCCGCGCCCACGGCCGGATCATCAGTGCGGCCACCGAAGACCACGAGGCCTACTCGGTCTCCTACGAACTCGTGACCACCGACAGCGGTGTCACCCGGCGGTTGTCGGTGCGGCTGGTCAAGGCCGGCGGTGAGAGCCAGCTCGACATCAGTCGCGACATGGACGGCCGCTGGATGGTGCAGACCGCCGACAGCATCGTGCACAGCGACTTCGGCGGCGCCGACACCGTCGACCTGTGGCATTCGCCGTTCCTCAAATCCCTGGTGATCCGGCGCTTCGGGTTGCTCGGCGGCCAGAGCAGCGCCGACGTGTCGGTGGTGGAACTGAGCCTCCCGGACTGCAGCGTCGACCTGATGGAGAAGTCGTACACCTTCAGCGAGTTCGGGACCGCCGGCGGGACCGCGACGCTGACCTCCGCGCGCGGCACCTGGGATCTCGCGCTCGACGAATACGGGCTGGTCACCGAGTTCCCCGGCGTCGCCGACCGGATCTGATCGGCTCAGCCCGTCCAGACTCGGGCCCGGTGACCCTGCCGGCGCAGCTCGGCCGCCCAACCGGATTCGCCGACGACGACCCCTTCGATCGGCGTCGGATCGACCAGCGCGATCGCCTCGTAGGCGGCGCGCGCACGATGACCGTCGTTCACGACCACGTCCACGCTGCCGTGATCGCGCAGCGCATCGCGGGCCGCGACGAGCCGGTCGATGGTCTCGCTCAGCGTGTTCAGCAGCGCCATCGCGTTCCCCTCCAGCATCGCGCGCTGCAACTCCGGCGCGGTTCCCGCGACCCGCGTGCCGTCCCGGAAGCTCCCGGCCGCGAGGCGCAGCGCCAGTGCGCTCTCGCCGGCGCCGACGGTGGCGGTGACCGCCGCCGTCAGATGCGGATTGTGTGAGATCGCGGCGACGGCGCGGTCGTGCGCGTCGTTCGCGGCGGGCACGACGAAGGCCCCTGCCCGCCGGGCGATGCCTGCCACCTGGAGCCAGTCGTCCGGATCGGTGCCGTCGTCGGTGGACACCATCCACATGGCCCCGCTGAAAAGCTCCGGATCGGTTGCGCCCCAACCGGAGTGCGCCGTTCCGGCCATCGGGTGGCCGCCGACGTAGCGGCCCGACGGATGCCCCGACGCAACGATCCGGGCCACCTCCTCCTTCACACTCACCACGTCGGTGAGCAGGCAGCCGGGCGCGTGCTCGGCGACGGCGGCGACCATGGCCGAGAGGGCGGGCACCGGTGTGGCGAGCACGATCACCGCATCGTCGCCGGCGGCCCGCGCCAGCACCTGAGGCAGGTCGCCGGACGCGTCGTATCCGGCGGCGCGAGCGTCGTCCACCGTCGCCGTCGAACGGTTGTAGCCGTACGCGGCCCCGCCGCCGTCGGCGAGCACCCGCAGCAGGGAACCGCCGATCAGTCCGAGGCCGAGGATGCAGACCGGGCGTGCGCTGTTGTTCTCCACCGATTCAGCGTCGCACACAAGTGACCGAGCGACTTGGGGGAGTGTCGAAAACCGGCTACCGTGACCTGCATGGTCACCGCCGGGCGAGATGTCTCCGAGAACGAGGTCGACGGCTATGCGGTCGCGGTGGTCCGGGAGGAATCGGGCTGGAAGGTGAGCACGCTCGAAACCAGCGCCCTGGACAGTCTCGATGACGCCGAGAAGCAGCTCCGCGACCTGCGCGCGGCCGGGGCCGTGTTCGGTCTGCTCGACGTCGACGACGAGTTCTTCATCGTCGTACGGCCCGCCCCGAGCGGGGCGCGGTTGCTGCTCTCCGACGCGACGGCCGCGGTCGACTACGACATCGCCGCGGACGTGCTCGATCGGCTGAACGTGGAGATCCCCGACCTCGACCCGGACGACGTCGACGACGTGGACCCGTGGGAGGAAGGCGACCTGTCGCTGCTCGCCGACCTCGGGCTCCCGGACGGCGTGATGAGCATCATCGTCGGCGACTCCGACCTGTACGCCGACGAGCAGCTCGGCATGATCGCCGCCCGGCTCGGGTTCGCCGACGAGCTGGCGCAGGTGCTCGACGACCTCGGGCACTGACCGGCGTGCGGCTCGACCCGGACACGGCGATGCGGGCGGCGCTGGAAGCCGCGCGTGCCGCCCCCGCCGCCGACGTCCCGATCGGCGCGGTGGTCTTTGGGCCGGACGGCGCCGAACTCGCCCGAGCGAGCAACCGCCGTGAGGCCGACGCCGATCCCACCGCGCACGCCGAGATACTGGCATTGCGTGCGGCGGCCCGAGCGCACGGAGACGGCTGGCGGCTGGAAGGGTGCACGCTGGCGGTGACCGTCGAGCCGTGCGCGATGTGCGCAGGCGCGATCGGGCTGGCCCGCGTGTCCGCGGTCGTCTTCGGCGCCTTCGAACCGAAGACCGGTGCGGTCGGCTCCCAGTGGGACCTGTTGCGCGACCAGCGACTGCTCCACCGGCCCGAGGTGCGCGGCGGTGTGCTGGAGTCCGAGTGCGCGGCCCTCGTCGCAGAATTCTTCGCCCGGCGTCGCTGAGCGGTGAACCTCGCCCCTGGGCTCTCGAAGGTCGCCGCCTGAGCTTGTCTTCTCTCGCCCCCTGAGCTTGTCGAAGGGTTTAATGGATCTCGCAGCGCGTTCGCGCAGTACTAGCTACGAAGGGGAATGCAATGTCCGACCCGATGGACAAGGTCAACGAGATTCTCGACACCGCGCGCGAGAAGGTCGCCGGGCTGGCCGACAACGAGCAGATCAGCAGCGTCGTCGAGACGGCGAAGGCCAAGCTGAGCGAGCTGGCCGAGAACGAGCAGGTGCAGGGCGCGATCGGGACCGCACAGGACAAGTTGAGCGAACTCCTCGCCAACGAGCAGGTGCAGGGCGCGATCAACACCGCCACCGAGAAGGCCACCGAGATCAAAGACAAGCTGACCGGGAACTGAACCGCTACTGACCTGGCGATTTCACCTTGGCCGGATCGCTCCGGTACATTCTTCTGCGGTGGCGTGTCCGAGCGGCCGAAGGTGCAGCACTCGAAATGCTGTGTGCGGTAACCCCGCACCGGGGGTTCAAATCCCTCCGCCACCGCGCGAGGCCCCTGATCTGCAGTGCAGATCAGGGGCCTTTTCCAATGCCTGGACGCGCAGATTCTGCAGCGGTCGCGTCACTGCTCGGGAGAGATGCTCTCGGTGGAGAAGCCGGAGCGCCGCCGGTAGGTCGCGCGCGCCAACTCGATCAGCCGGTCGATCAGATCGGGATAGGCCAGGCCGGTGGCCTCCCACATCTTCGGGTACATCGACGACGGGGTGAAACCGGGGATGGTGTTCACCTCGTTGAGCAGCCAGCCGCGGCCGTTCTCCTCATAGAAGAAGTCCACCCGGGCCATGCCCGTGCAGCGCAGTGCAGTGAAGGCGCGGGCGGCGATCTCCCGGACCGCGGAGGCCGCTTCGTCGGACAGCTCAGCCGGGATCACCAGCTCGGCTTCGCCGGTCAGGTATTTCTTCTCGTAGTCGTAGAAGGCTCCGGCCAGGATTTCGCCCGGGACGGTGGTCTCCGGAACGCCGTTGCCGAGCACCGCCACCTCGATCTCGCGGGCGCTCACCTCCTCCTCGATCACCACGACATCGTCGTACCGAAGGGCTTCGGCGATCGCCAGATCGAGCTTCTCGACGGTGTCGGCGCAGGTCACACCCACCGACGAACCCATGTTCGCGGGCTTGACGTACACCGGGAGGCCGAGATCGCTCACGGCCCGCGCGGCCACCTCCCGCGGGTCGTCGACTCCTTCGCGCAGTGAGATCCAGGAGCACTGCGGGATTCCGGCGCGGGCGGCGACCTCCTTGGCCATGGCCTTGTCCATGCACAGCGCCGACGAGAGCACCCCGCAGCCGACATAGGGGATCTTGAACAGCTCGAGCATCCCCTGCACGGTGCCGTCCTCACCGTGCGGGCCGTGCATCAGCGGCAGCACGACGGTCTCCACCTCACCGGTTCCGGTGAGCACGTCGACCGGATTCACCACCGGCCCCTCGACATCCAGCCTGCGCCCGAGCTCGTCGCCTGCGGCCAGGGCCGCGGCGGCGAAGTCGTTGCGGTGCCAGGTGCCGTCCTTGGCGATGCCGACCGGGACGAGGCTGTACTTGGCGCGGTCGGCGGCGGCCAGGACCTGCGCTGCGGATGTCCGTGAGACGTCGTGCTCGGCGGACACGCCGCCGTAGAGGACCACCAGCCGCAGGAGGGGAGAGCTCATGGATGTCACGATACGTGGCGGCGACCTCACTCCCTCCGCTCGGCCGTCGCCGCCTATTCCGTCCGCTCGCCCGAGACGGGTACC harbors:
- a CDS encoding acyl-CoA thioesterase translates to MPDAQDSYAFVAHVPVRWSDMDAFGHINHARMVTLMEEARIQWLLSAGEEYAPLIKSAMIVHVEIRYQAQLRHDDSPLSIAMWIKGHRMVDFTIGYEIRGAHAAPDSRPACVASTQMAVVDVEAHTLRRLTDTEKGYLRSWGRSGD
- a CDS encoding alpha/beta hydrolase translates to MTLRRFMSILAASTVLALGATSFLPAAVEAAPGGAKVTKKVQRGLHRTDLHVKSEAMEATVPVTVLSPSGVAPRGTLYLLDGADGGDQVSDWITKGGAAKFFAGRNVNVVMPAGGAGSFYTNWIRKDPKLGKPQWETFLTEELPAVIAVQFGSNGRNAVMGLSMGGQSAFTLASRNPQLYRGVGSLSGCPPASGPAGEAYIRTTVAKGGADANNMWGAPGSKRWKAHDPALRLDALRGKAIFLSSGSGAIGPLDLTIKRDPKDGPEDAQIAAGSALEAASYRCSLEFATQLTAKGIDFTPAFRLIGTHNWVYWERDLQAAWNALAPSIV
- a CDS encoding TetR/AcrR family transcriptional regulator; translated protein: MNAPDPTTKRKRGNTRRRLLDAAYEAYAVNGFGHTTVEKVVDQAGFTRGAFYSNFDSLEELFLEMWAERSATIIAEIRAALDRLIADDVRDLSEVIRGISDALPLDEKWWGVTAEVTAHALRTPGLREVVARREERVSETLIPLAVELLARTGRRIPDPESFSKALIAVFDGTAPQALLNPDDSKVLERRRILFEHVALAYSVPEDGTADQE
- the hisC gene encoding histidinol-phosphate transaminase, coding for MTFRIRSDLDSLPVYVPGKTFPGALKLASNEVTHGPLPAVAEAIAQAAAGVNRYPDNAAVALTEELAKTLGVTPAEVQVGCGSVTLCQNLITVTSGPGDEVLFGWRSFETYPLATRIAGATPVQVPLTGDAVYDLDAMADAITERTRLIFVCNPNNPTGTVVSAQTLRRFLERVPDDLLVVLDEAYYEYMRLSPGHAYDALELRREFPNLVVLRTFSKAYGLAGLRVGYAVAHSEVIVALGKAHLPFSVNSVAQAAAVAALGAQNQLLARTDAVVAERDRVTSELRTLGYAVADSQANFVWLMLGDDAVPFAAAAAEAGVILRPFAGDGVRVTVTHREENNVFLAFARKWRTR
- a CDS encoding MmpS family transport accessory protein, coding for MTRPPHAPRSAPPYRQPVARGQTYPPLGFAPDGTPRYRYDAPTPAAAPPADPPPPPAPPDPEPPRRDPVARTMLGIASVVVLVLAVAGVLMVFSSGGDEENPLSQRSDPPLSQSTDDPYLEDLEENTPETIDPRRPSIPRVPGSSRPAGPPRPTVYEVVTEGRATVLYRDGTQTKVESIQGGRWTEEAQTTGVARVSVLVAEGTTASCKITVDGQVVSERELEPGDDNLRLLVCQG
- a CDS encoding putative glycolipid-binding domain-containing protein yields the protein MTSRESSNDVKTMLTWRGADADRLEQVRLNINGSRIRAHGRIISAATEDHEAYSVSYELVTTDSGVTRRLSVRLVKAGGESQLDISRDMDGRWMVQTADSIVHSDFGGADTVDLWHSPFLKSLVIRRFGLLGGQSSADVSVVELSLPDCSVDLMEKSYTFSEFGTAGGTATLTSARGTWDLALDEYGLVTEFPGVADRI
- a CDS encoding prephenate dehydrogenase gives rise to the protein MENNSARPVCILGLGLIGGSLLRVLADGGGAAYGYNRSTATVDDARAAGYDASGDLPQVLARAAGDDAVIVLATPVPALSAMVAAVAEHAPGCLLTDVVSVKEEVARIVASGHPSGRYVGGHPMAGTAHSGWGATDPELFSGAMWMVSTDDGTDPDDWLQVAGIARRAGAFVVPAANDAHDRAVAAISHNPHLTAAVTATVGAGESALALRLAAGSFRDGTRVAGTAPELQRAMLEGNAMALLNTLSETIDRLVAARDALRDHGSVDVVVNDGHRARAAYEAIALVDPTPIEGVVVGESGWAAELRRQGHRARVWTG
- a CDS encoding tRNA adenosine deaminase-associated protein — its product is MVTAGRDVSENEVDGYAVAVVREESGWKVSTLETSALDSLDDAEKQLRDLRAAGAVFGLLDVDDEFFIVVRPAPSGARLLLSDATAAVDYDIAADVLDRLNVEIPDLDPDDVDDVDPWEEGDLSLLADLGLPDGVMSIIVGDSDLYADEQLGMIAARLGFADELAQVLDDLGH
- a CDS encoding nucleoside deaminase, which translates into the protein MRAALEAARAAPAADVPIGAVVFGPDGAELARASNRREADADPTAHAEILALRAAARAHGDGWRLEGCTLAVTVEPCAMCAGAIGLARVSAVVFGAFEPKTGAVGSQWDLLRDQRLLHRPEVRGGVLESECAALVAEFFARRR
- a CDS encoding D-alanine--D-alanine ligase family protein is translated as MSSPLLRLVVLYGGVSAEHDVSRTSAAQVLAAADRAKYSLVPVGIAKDGTWHRNDFAAAALAAGDELGRRLDVEGPVVNPVDVLTGTGEVETVVLPLMHGPHGEDGTVQGMLELFKIPYVGCGVLSSALCMDKAMAKEVAARAGIPQCSWISLREGVDDPREVAARAVSDLGLPVYVKPANMGSSVGVTCADTVEKLDLAIAEALRYDDVVVIEEEVSAREIEVAVLGNGVPETTVPGEILAGAFYDYEKKYLTGEAELVIPAELSDEAASAVREIAARAFTALRCTGMARVDFFYEENGRGWLLNEVNTIPGFTPSSMYPKMWEATGLAYPDLIDRLIELARATYRRRSGFSTESISPEQ